Below is a window of Cytophaga hutchinsonii ATCC 33406 DNA.
ATTGAAAGACGCTGCTACTTCGCAGACAATAAAAGATCTGATCAATAATAACAACGATACCATCATTCCATGTCACCCGTGGGAAGCGATGCATCTGATGAATGATGCACAGGTACAGAAATTATTATTAAAAGGCCATCTTAAATATTTAGGCGAAGCGGGTCCGCTGTTTACGCCAACGTCGTCTGTACGTACCGTGTACAGCAAAGATTTTCCATACATGTTTAAGTTTTCATTACACGTTAAGATTACGAACTCCGAACGTGTAAATCTGGAACGTGAGTTATGGAGAGGATACGATATCAGTCGCTTGATGAAAACCGCATGGGGTATAAATCTTGCGGCTGATTATCCTCAACTTGAATTTGTTTCAGACCCGGGTTTCTTTATGATAAAAGGAGAAGACAATGCCTGGATCGAAGGGTTTAATACGGTGGTGCGTATCAATTCTTTTTACAAAGAAGCTGCCAACCGGAATGTATCACTGATTGCCGCTCTTTCACAGGATGGCATTTATAATCAGCCGGCACGTATAAAAAATATTATCTCAACCATTGCAGGCAATACAGATGTAAGTATAGAAGAAGCTGCCAGGAGCTGGATGCGTAAATATGTTCAGGTAAGTGTTATTCCGTTGGTTGGTATTTACAATCAATACGGATTGGCTTGCGAAGCGCATCAGCAGAATGTATTGCTAGAGATGGATGCGATCGGTTACCCGGCTAAACTGTTGTTCCGTGATAATCAGGGATACTTTTTCAGAGATGGAAAGGCTGACGAATTGCTGACACACGTTTCTGATCTGGCCGAACGCAGCATGTCTATTGTACCGGAAGAAATGATTCATCCGAAGTATACATACTACATTTTGTATAACAATATTTTAGGATTGATCAATGCATTTGGTGTAAACAAACTGATTTCTGAATACAGCCTGCTGGATATTGTAGCGGAAGAACTGGAAGCAATCAGGTTTAAAGATTCAACCGGTTTTGTACACTACATGCTGAATGCGCGTGACTGGTATTTAAAATCAAATCTGGTAACAACGATCCGGAACATGGATGAAGCGCGCCAGCCTATTGAAAATCCGGCGGTGTACAGTGACTACCCGAATCCGTTTATGTATCGCTACTGCTGCAATGGCCTGATCAAGCCGAAAACAAAAGATGTCTTGTATGTAAAATATTTTGCTGAGCAGGATATCACTATTACACTTCGTGCCTTTGATATGTCTAAAGACTTAAGCATGCTGCACGGATGGTTTAACATGGAACATACCAAAGCATTCTGGAAAATGGATGGTCCGATCCGTGAACTGGAAGAATTTTACATCATGCTCATGGACTCCGATCACTCACATTCTTTTGTTGGGGAGATCAATGGTGAAGCAACTTTTACCATGGAGCCGTACTGGCCGATGCGCGATAGTGTAGGTAAATATTATGACGCATTACCAACAGATTTCGGTGCACATTTACTTATTGCACCAACAGATAAAAATAAAAAATATACCATGCAGCTTATTCAGGTGGTAATGGAATATATTTTCAATCAACCGGAAGTGGGCAAATGTATTGGCGAAGCAGATGTAAAAGCAAAACCTATGCACATGCTGATTACACGTGTGGGATTCAAATTCCAGAAAGTAATCGAGATGCCGCATAAAACCGCAAACCTTACATTCTGCGAACGTGAATGGTATAAGGAGAAATTTCCAAACGCAAGTATTTTAGAACCTGCATTATCTGACCTGGTATAACATGACGACAGGAATTATTTATGACATTGTTGGTGTAGGCATCGGCCCTTTTAATTTAGGTCTTGCCGCATTAACCAATCCGATCAAAGACCTGAACTGTCTTTTTATAGATCGTAAGACAGCATTTAACTGGCATGCGGGTTTAATGTTTGATGATGCTACGCTGCAAGTGCCGTTCATGGCAGATCTTGTAACGATGGCAGACCCGATCAGTCGCTTCAGTTTTTTAAATTACCTGAAAGAAGTTGACCGCCTGTATAAATTTTACATTCGGGAAGATTTTTTTATTCTGAGAAAAGAATATAATAAATATTGTCAGTGGGTATTAAATCAATTGGATAATTGCCGCTTCTCTCAGGAAGTAGTAACTATCACGTTTGACGAAACAGCAAAACTGTATAACATTCTGGTACGGAATACACATACAGATGAAGCAGATTGGTTTACAGCAAAACATATTGTGTTGGGTGTTGGTAATACACCCAACCTTCCATCGTATGTAAAGCCGGAACATGCGGCATATGTATGCCATGCTTCGGATTATTTACATCGTAAAGATGAATTAACACAACGTGCTTCGGTAACGGTTATTGGCTCCGGGCAAAGTGCTGCAGAAGTATTCAATGATCTGCTGTTGAATCGGAGAGCGGAAGCTGAACTTAACTGGTTCAGCCGTCCCGATCGTTTTTTTCCTATGGAGTATTCAAAACTAACGCTTGAACTTACTTCTCCGGAATATGTAGATCATTATCACTCATTACCTCCGGCAAAACGCGAAGCAATTTTGAAAGGACAGAATTCTCTGTATAAAGGAATTAATTACGATCTGATCAATAGTATTTACGATACGCTGTATCAGCAAAGTGTAGATGCAGAGCAACTTCCTGTTACATTATCACCTTGTTCTGAATTGATCGCCATAGAAGAGACGGTAGACAGCCGGATCCGTCTGCACTTTTATCATACCCAGCAGGAGCGGGGTTTTACAAAAGTAACCGATGCGGTAATTTTGGCAACAGGGTATAGTTACAGCATTCCAAAATGCCTGGAAGGCATACGGCCAATGATACAGGTTACCGAGAACGGAAAATATTTAGCCGCGCGTAATTATTCGATTGATAAAGGTAATACCATCTTCATTCAGAATGGTGAATTGAATACACATGGTTTTGTTACGCCGGATCTGGGTATGGGTGCATACCGCAATGCCAGCATCATCAATACCATTCTGGGTTACGATTATTATAAAGTTGAAAAACGTATAGCCTTCCAGAATTTCACGGCAGCACCATTGGTAAATCAATCCGCCACAATAGAAGCAGAATTATTTGTTACTCCAAACTGATGAACCGTACCATATTATTAATCATCGCGTTTCTCGCAATCTTTGCAGAGTCCTTGTTAGCGCCATACTATCCCATGTATTTTGCGAAGGT
It encodes the following:
- a CDS encoding GNAT family N-acetyltransferase; translated protein: MNTQGIINKKQWTANYVFSTIINCFLKEHTCWHKFNHVPQHDPALASYMNESANFELIKIKDASSEKEIYCAVDYFSPTGRHVFRFPIISRNSREDAFGNISLADFIAFVEQINDAENTVLADRVQDSLANTNTYINYAESTGKLKTINKAIQSFIEAEQSLLLGHQMHPVAKSRMGFNETALIQYSPECSESFQLHYFLAAPNIVNEQSTLETPVSSVLKETLLKDAATSQTIKDLINNNNDTIIPCHPWEAMHLMNDAQVQKLLLKGHLKYLGEAGPLFTPTSSVRTVYSKDFPYMFKFSLHVKITNSERVNLERELWRGYDISRLMKTAWGINLAADYPQLEFVSDPGFFMIKGEDNAWIEGFNTVVRINSFYKEAANRNVSLIAALSQDGIYNQPARIKNIISTIAGNTDVSIEEAARSWMRKYVQVSVIPLVGIYNQYGLACEAHQQNVLLEMDAIGYPAKLLFRDNQGYFFRDGKADELLTHVSDLAERSMSIVPEEMIHPKYTYYILYNNILGLINAFGVNKLISEYSLLDIVAEELEAIRFKDSTGFVHYMLNARDWYLKSNLVTTIRNMDEARQPIENPAVYSDYPNPFMYRYCCNGLIKPKTKDVLYVKYFAEQDITITLRAFDMSKDLSMLHGWFNMEHTKAFWKMDGPIRELEEFYIMLMDSDHSHSFVGEINGEATFTMEPYWPMRDSVGKYYDALPTDFGAHLLIAPTDKNKKYTMQLIQVVMEYIFNQPEVGKCIGEADVKAKPMHMLITRVGFKFQKVIEMPHKTANLTFCEREWYKEKFPNASILEPALSDLV
- a CDS encoding lysine N(6)-hydroxylase/L-ornithine N(5)-oxygenase family protein codes for the protein MTTGIIYDIVGVGIGPFNLGLAALTNPIKDLNCLFIDRKTAFNWHAGLMFDDATLQVPFMADLVTMADPISRFSFLNYLKEVDRLYKFYIREDFFILRKEYNKYCQWVLNQLDNCRFSQEVVTITFDETAKLYNILVRNTHTDEADWFTAKHIVLGVGNTPNLPSYVKPEHAAYVCHASDYLHRKDELTQRASVTVIGSGQSAAEVFNDLLLNRRAEAELNWFSRPDRFFPMEYSKLTLELTSPEYVDHYHSLPPAKREAILKGQNSLYKGINYDLINSIYDTLYQQSVDAEQLPVTLSPCSELIAIEETVDSRIRLHFYHTQQERGFTKVTDAVILATGYSYSIPKCLEGIRPMIQVTENGKYLAARNYSIDKGNTIFIQNGELNTHGFVTPDLGMGAYRNASIINTILGYDYYKVEKRIAFQNFTAAPLVNQSATIEAELFVTPN